The following are encoded in a window of Dama dama isolate Ldn47 chromosome 17, ASM3311817v1, whole genome shotgun sequence genomic DNA:
- the MED28 gene encoding mediator of RNA polymerase II transcription subunit 28 — MAAPLGGMFSGQPPGPPQPPPGLLGQASLLQATPGVPRTSNSTLVDELESSFEACFASLVSQDYVNGTDQEEIRTGVDQCIQKFLDIARQTECFFLQKRLQLSVQKPEQVIKEDVSELRNELQRKDALVQKHLTKLRHWQQVLEDINMQHKKPADIPQGSLAYLEQASANIPAPMKQT; from the exons ATGGCGGCTCCACTGGGAGGCATGTTCTCTGGACAGCCACCTGGACCTCCGCAACCTCCGCCGGGGCTCCTGGGCCAAGCTTCGCTTCTTCAGGCCACGCCAGGCGTTCCGAGAACTTCTAACAGTACCTTGGTGGACGAGTTGGAGTCATCTTTCGAG GCTTGCTTTGCTTCTCTGGTGAGTCAAGATTATGTCAATGGTACAGATCAGGAAGAAATTCGAACTG gtgttgaCCAGTGTATCCAGAAATTCCTGGATATTGCAAGACAGACAGAATGTTTTTTCCTACAAAAAAGATTGCAGTTATCTGTCCAGAAACCAGAGCAAGTTATCAAAGAG GATGTCTCAGAACTGAGGAATGAATTACAGCGAAAGGATGCTCTGGTCCAGAAGCACTTGACAAAATTAAGACATTGGCAGCAGGTGCTGGAGGACATCAACATGCAGCACAAAAAGCCAGCCGACATCCCTCAGGGCTCCCTGGCCTACCTTGAGCAGGCGTCTGCAAATATCCCTGCACCGATGAAGCAAACCTGA